The genomic segment CAAGTAATATTTAGTGATGAATATTGTTATGTAGTTATGAATAAATTTCCATATAGTCCAGGACATATTATGGTTATTCCATATTTTCATACTTGTAATGTTGAAGATTTGGATGAAACTATTTGGTTGAAAATGAGTATGAGAGTACAACAAGCAGTGAGGCTTTTAAAAGAAGTTATGCCATGTGAAGGTGTGAATATTGGTATGAATTTAGGAAAAGTAGCAGGTGCTGGAATAGAACAACATATACACTATCATTTAGTTCCAAGATGGATTGGAGATACAAATTTTATTACAACAATAGCTCAAACAAGAGTTTATCCAGCAGATTTTAATGATATTTTTGAGAAATTAAAAGCTAGTGCTTTAAAATATTTTTTATAGATTTTATTTTTAAACTCTTTTATAAATATATTAAAAACCTTACTTTTAATATATTTTAGTAGAATATTCACTTTAGAATTTAGGGGAAACTATAAAAGTGCAACAAATAAATAACTACATAGAAAACATAAATAGACTTTTTGCTACAGGAAATGCAAGAGAACACAGCTATAGAGGCGATTTACAAGATTTACTAAACAAAATCATAAATGATAAAGATATAGTTGTAACAAACGAACCAGCAAGAATAGTAAATGTTGGAGCTCCTGATTATAGTATTACAAAAAAAGATATTCCAATAGGATATATTGAAGCAAAAGATATAAACAAACCACTAAATAGCAAGGATTACACCGAGCAGTTTGATAGATATAAAAATGCTCTTGATAATCTTATAATCACAGATTATATCGATTTTTGGTTTTATAAAAGTGGCGAACTTACAAATAAAATTAAAATAGCAAAAATAGTAGATGATAAGATTATTGCTATTGAAGAAAATTTTTTGTTATTTACAAACAACATAAAAAGCTTTACAACACAAATCTCACAAACAATCACAAGTCCTAGTAAACTAGCGAAAATGATGGCTGGAAAAGCAAGACTTCTTCAAAATGTAATTGAAAGAGCGATAATAAGTGAAGATGAAAGCGATGCAAACAACTCTTTAAGAGAGCAGTTAGAAGTTTTTAAAGCTACTTTAATTCACGATATTACACCTGATAGTTTTGCAGATATTTATTCTCAAACTATTGCTTATGGAATGTTTGCAGCAAGACTTCATGATACAACTATGGATACATTTTCAAGACAAGAGGCTGTTTTTTTAATACCTAAATCAAATCCATTTTTAAGAGGATTATTTAACTATGTTTCTGGTGCTGAGTGTGATGATAGAATTATTTGGATTATAGACTCTCTTGCAGAGATATTTTTGGCAACAGATGTTAAAAAACTTTTAGATGGTTTTAGCCAAAAAAGTGGAATGAACGACCC from the Aliarcobacter cryaerophilus ATCC 43158 genome contains:
- a CDS encoding HIT family protein, with product MEHIYAPWRYNYVTDEKVKGCIFCHIAENLKDEKLQVIFSDEYCYVVMNKFPYSPGHIMVIPYFHTCNVEDLDETIWLKMSMRVQQAVRLLKEVMPCEGVNIGMNLGKVAGAGIEQHIHYHLVPRWIGDTNFITTIAQTRVYPADFNDIFEKLKASALKYFL